Proteins encoded within one genomic window of Heptranchias perlo isolate sHepPer1 chromosome 35, sHepPer1.hap1, whole genome shotgun sequence:
- the LOC137302538 gene encoding macrosialin-like isoform X2, producing the protein MSQPLFLCLFLIIFPVANCDVQCEGTNCRLRPVTLLPATTVTAPTPVTLLPASTPTSPHTANHTTVPPSNHTTIPVTHSTIPANHTTIPPANHTTIPPANHTTIPPANHTTIPPANHTTIPPANHTTIPPANHTTIPPANHTTHSVHTTPVHPTLPPVLQEGKYKVTDNKTVCAMASLKLQLRVQYKTEKKGKKGMWGVFMIQPLLTNSSGSCGTDTVNMTLTFPEGSLTFGFKVNSKQHSFYLREIQSELKYKFPGTSGPSRYTARNSSLQTLDTHLGHSFRCKNQSVKVTSSFWVDMVDEQIQAFNFSKNQEFGPGKNRHKIKGRTSHFSHTFHHLRTSQSALQTMKYFFFKCGHCCNVGNAAANLSTARSHKQQCDNDQIILF; encoded by the exons CAAATTGTGACGTTCAGTGTGAGGGAACGAATTGTCGTTTGAGACCGGTCACCCTGTTACCTGCGACCACCGTAACTGCCCCGACACCGGTCACTCTGTTACCCGCCAGCACGCCCACCTCCCCTCACACGGCCAATCACACGACGGTGCCCCCATCCAATCACACGACAATTCCAGTGACTCATTCAACCATTCCAGCCAATCACACAACCATTCCTCCAGCCAATCACACAACCATTCCTCCAGCCAATCACACAACCATTCCTCCAGCCAATCACACAACCATCCCTCCAGCCAATCACACAACCATCCCTCCAGCCAATCACACAACCATCCCTCCAGCCAATCACACAACCATCCCTCCAGCCAATCATACGACACATTCAGTGCATACGACCCCCGTGCACCCGACTTTACCCCCTGTACTTCAGGAAGGAAAATACAAAGTGACTGACAACAAGACTGTCTGTGCAATGGCGTCACTGAAGCTACAGCTCCGGGTCCAATATAAAACGGAAAAGAAGGGAAAGAAGGGGATG TGGGGAGTGTTCATGATCCAGCCCTTATTAACAAATAGCTCTGGGTCGTGTGGGACTGACACTGTGAATATGACCCTGACCTTCCCAGAGGGATCTCTGACATTCGGATTTAAGGTG aacaGCAAACAACACTCCTTCTACCTGAGAGAAATTCAGAGTGAGCTGAAGTACAAGTTCCCTGGCACATCTG GACCGTCCCGTTACACCGCACGGAACAGCAGCCTGCAAACACTCGACACTCACCTTGGCCACTCCTTTAGATGCAAGAATCAATCGGTGAAGGTGACGAGCAGCTTCTGGGTGGATATGGTGGACGAGCAGATTCAAGCCTTCAATTTCTCAAAGAACCAAGAGTTCGGTCCAGGTAAAAACCGACACAAAATAAAAGGAAGGAcctcccatttctcccacacctttcaccacctcaggacgtcccaaagcgctttacagacaatgaagtactttttttttaagtgtggtcactgttgtaatgtaggaaacgcggcagccaatttgagcacagcaagatcccacaaacagcaatgtgataatgatcagataatcttgttttag
- the LOC137302538 gene encoding macrosialin-like isoform X1, translating into MSQPLFLCLFLIIFPVANCDVQCEGTNCRLRPVTLLPATTVTAPTPVTLLPASTPTSPHTANHTTVPPSNHTTIPVTHSTIPANHTTIPPANHTTIPPANHTTIPPANHTTIPPANHTTIPPANHTTIPPANHTTIPPANHTTHSVHTTPVHPTLPPVLQEGKYKVTDNKTVCAMASLKLQLRVQYKTEKKGKKGMQWGVFMIQPLLTNSSGSCGTDTVNMTLTFPEGSLTFGFKVNSKQHSFYLREIQSELKYKFPGTSGPSRYTARNSSLQTLDTHLGHSFRCKNQSVKVTSSFWVDMVDEQIQAFNFSKNQEFGPGKNRHKIKGRTSHFSHTFHHLRTSQSALQTMKYFFFKCGHCCNVGNAAANLSTARSHKQQCDNDQIILF; encoded by the exons CAAATTGTGACGTTCAGTGTGAGGGAACGAATTGTCGTTTGAGACCGGTCACCCTGTTACCTGCGACCACCGTAACTGCCCCGACACCGGTCACTCTGTTACCCGCCAGCACGCCCACCTCCCCTCACACGGCCAATCACACGACGGTGCCCCCATCCAATCACACGACAATTCCAGTGACTCATTCAACCATTCCAGCCAATCACACAACCATTCCTCCAGCCAATCACACAACCATTCCTCCAGCCAATCACACAACCATTCCTCCAGCCAATCACACAACCATCCCTCCAGCCAATCACACAACCATCCCTCCAGCCAATCACACAACCATCCCTCCAGCCAATCACACAACCATCCCTCCAGCCAATCATACGACACATTCAGTGCATACGACCCCCGTGCACCCGACTTTACCCCCTGTACTTCAGGAAGGAAAATACAAAGTGACTGACAACAAGACTGTCTGTGCAATGGCGTCACTGAAGCTACAGCTCCGGGTCCAATATAAAACGGAAAAGAAGGGAAAGAAGGGGATG CAGTGGGGAGTGTTCATGATCCAGCCCTTATTAACAAATAGCTCTGGGTCGTGTGGGACTGACACTGTGAATATGACCCTGACCTTCCCAGAGGGATCTCTGACATTCGGATTTAAGGTG aacaGCAAACAACACTCCTTCTACCTGAGAGAAATTCAGAGTGAGCTGAAGTACAAGTTCCCTGGCACATCTG GACCGTCCCGTTACACCGCACGGAACAGCAGCCTGCAAACACTCGACACTCACCTTGGCCACTCCTTTAGATGCAAGAATCAATCGGTGAAGGTGACGAGCAGCTTCTGGGTGGATATGGTGGACGAGCAGATTCAAGCCTTCAATTTCTCAAAGAACCAAGAGTTCGGTCCAGGTAAAAACCGACACAAAATAAAAGGAAGGAcctcccatttctcccacacctttcaccacctcaggacgtcccaaagcgctttacagacaatgaagtactttttttttaagtgtggtcactgttgtaatgtaggaaacgcggcagccaatttgagcacagcaagatcccacaaacagcaatgtgataatgatcagataatcttgttttag